A single region of the Paraburkholderia sprentiae WSM5005 genome encodes:
- a CDS encoding Tex family protein: protein MTETVALKIVQRIATELSVQPRQVAAAVDLLDEGATVPFIARYRKEVTGNLDDTQLRNLEERLLYLRELEDRRAAIIASIDEQGKLTDELRGAIEGADSKQVLEDLYLPYKPKRRTRAQIAREAGLQPLADALLGNPLLDPQTEAAAYVDAEKGIVDVKAALDGARDILSEQFGETADLLGKLRDYLFNQGVVSSKVVEGKESAEEEKFRDYYDYAETIRTVPSHRALALFRGRNAGVLTVKLGLGEELDAQVPHPGEALIARHFGIANQNRPADKWLSDVCRWCWRVKVQPHLENELLTNLRDEAEHEAIRVFARNLKDLLLAAPAGPKAVIGLDPGLRTGVKVAVVDRTGKVLTTDTIYPHEPRRDWDGSLAKLARIAAQTQAELISIGNGTASRETDKLASELIARHPELKLQKIVVSEAGASVYSASELAAKEFPDMDVSLRGAVSIARRLQDPLAELVKIEPKAIGVGQYQHDVNQRELARSLDAVVEDCVNAVGVDANTASVALLARVSGLNATLARNIVDYRDANGPFPSREHLRKVPRLGDKTFEQAAGFLRINNGENPLDRSSVHPEAYPVVQRILAKISKQVGEVLGNRDALRGLSPTEFVDERFGLPTVRDILVELEKPGRDPRPEFKTATFREGVEKVSDLIPGMVLEGVVTNVAAFGAFIDVGVHQDGLVHVSAMSTKFVKDPHEVVKAGQIVKVKVLEVDVKRQRIALTMRLDDEPGAAAARSGGGAQQDRGGSGGNVNRGAAGRGAPQRSREAEPGGAMAAAFAKLKQK, encoded by the coding sequence ATGACGGAAACCGTAGCACTCAAGATCGTCCAGCGCATCGCCACCGAACTGTCCGTCCAGCCGCGCCAGGTCGCGGCCGCGGTGGACCTTCTCGACGAAGGCGCGACCGTTCCGTTCATCGCCCGGTACCGCAAGGAAGTGACCGGCAATCTCGACGACACCCAACTGCGCAATCTCGAGGAACGCCTGCTGTATTTGCGCGAACTCGAAGACCGGCGCGCGGCGATCATCGCGAGCATCGACGAACAGGGCAAGCTCACCGACGAGCTGCGCGGCGCGATCGAAGGCGCCGACAGCAAACAGGTGCTGGAAGACCTTTACCTACCGTATAAACCGAAGCGCCGCACGCGCGCGCAGATCGCGCGCGAAGCCGGTTTGCAGCCGCTCGCCGACGCGCTGCTCGGCAATCCGCTGCTCGATCCGCAAACCGAAGCCGCGGCGTACGTGGACGCGGAGAAAGGCATCGTCGATGTGAAGGCCGCACTCGACGGGGCGCGCGACATCCTCTCCGAACAGTTCGGCGAGACCGCCGATCTGCTCGGCAAGCTGCGCGACTATCTGTTCAACCAGGGCGTGGTGTCGTCGAAGGTGGTGGAAGGCAAGGAAAGCGCGGAAGAAGAAAAATTCCGCGACTACTACGACTACGCCGAAACGATCCGCACGGTGCCGTCGCATCGCGCGCTCGCGCTCTTCCGCGGCCGCAATGCCGGCGTGCTGACGGTCAAGCTCGGCCTCGGCGAAGAGCTCGACGCGCAGGTGCCGCATCCGGGCGAAGCGCTGATCGCGCGGCATTTCGGCATCGCCAATCAGAACCGCCCCGCCGATAAGTGGCTCTCCGACGTATGCCGCTGGTGCTGGCGCGTGAAGGTGCAGCCGCACCTCGAAAACGAGCTGCTGACCAATCTGCGCGACGAAGCCGAACACGAAGCGATCCGGGTGTTCGCGCGCAATCTGAAGGACCTGTTGCTCGCGGCTCCGGCTGGGCCGAAGGCCGTGATCGGTCTCGATCCGGGGCTGCGCACGGGCGTGAAGGTGGCGGTGGTCGACCGCACCGGCAAAGTGCTCACGACCGACACGATCTACCCGCACGAGCCACGCCGCGATTGGGACGGCTCGCTCGCGAAGCTCGCGCGAATCGCCGCGCAAACGCAGGCCGAGCTGATCAGCATCGGCAACGGCACCGCGTCGCGCGAGACGGACAAACTCGCGAGCGAACTGATCGCGCGTCATCCGGAACTGAAGCTGCAGAAGATCGTCGTGTCCGAAGCCGGCGCGTCGGTGTACTCCGCGTCCGAGCTTGCCGCGAAGGAATTCCCCGACATGGACGTGTCGCTGCGCGGCGCGGTATCGATCGCACGACGTCTGCAGGATCCGCTCGCCGAGCTCGTCAAGATCGAGCCGAAGGCGATCGGCGTCGGCCAGTATCAGCACGACGTGAATCAGCGCGAACTCGCGCGCTCGCTCGACGCGGTCGTCGAAGACTGTGTGAACGCGGTCGGCGTCGATGCGAACACCGCGTCGGTCGCGCTGCTCGCGCGGGTGTCGGGTCTCAACGCAACGCTCGCGCGCAACATCGTCGACTATCGCGATGCGAACGGGCCGTTCCCGTCGCGCGAGCATCTGCGCAAGGTACCGCGTCTCGGCGACAAGACCTTCGAGCAGGCCGCCGGCTTCCTGCGCATCAACAACGGCGAGAATCCGCTCGACCGTTCGTCGGTCCACCCGGAAGCGTATCCGGTCGTCCAGCGCATCCTCGCGAAGATCAGCAAGCAGGTTGGCGAAGTGCTCGGCAATCGCGACGCGTTGCGCGGACTGTCGCCCACTGAATTCGTCGACGAACGTTTCGGTCTGCCAACCGTGCGTGACATTCTGGTCGAACTCGAGAAGCCTGGCCGCGATCCGCGTCCCGAGTTCAAGACCGCGACGTTCCGCGAAGGTGTCGAGAAGGTCAGCGACCTGATCCCGGGCATGGTGCTCGAAGGCGTCGTGACGAACGTCGCGGCGTTTGGCGCGTTCATCGATGTCGGCGTGCATCAGGACGGTCTCGTGCACGTGTCGGCGATGTCGACGAAGTTCGTGAAAGACCCGCACGAAGTCGTGAAGGCCGGTCAGATCGTCAAGGTCAAGGTGCTCGAAGTCGACGTGAAACGCCAGCGTATCGCGTTGACGATGCGTCTGGACGACGAACCCGGCGCGGCGGCCGCTCGCAGCGGCGGCGGTGCGCAGCAGGATCGCGGCGGCTCGGGCGGCAACGTCAATCGCGGCGCAGCGGGACGCGGCGCGCCGCAGCGCTCGCGCGAAGCGGAGCCGGGCGGTGCGATGGCGGCCGCGTTTGCGAAGCTCAAGCAGAAGTAA
- a CDS encoding potassium transporter Kup — protein MTDNNHVHRQPLPSLAIAAIGVVFGDIGTSPLYALKEAFSPSHGIPLTDQSILGVISLLFWAIVIVVGVKYVLFVMRADNNGEGGVLALMALAMRSVDQKSKMAGLLMMLGIFGACMFYGDAVITPAISVISAVEGLEIAAPHLSHLVIPLTVVILIVLFWIQRHGTATVGRLFGPIMMLWFLVLAVLGLWHIVQSPNVIRALNPYYAYTFMAAHVLQAYVVLGSVVLVLTGAEALYADMGHFGAQPIRMAWYVLVMPSLVLNYFGQGALLMRDAKAIENPFFLLAPDWAVLPLVVLSTVATVIASQAVISGAYSLTSQAIQLGYVPRMKVLHTSELAIGQIYVPVVNWMLLFIILCIVIAFKSSDNLAAAYGIAVTATMVITTILACVVMVKVWKWNKLLVGLIIGVFMVVDLGFFGANLLKVEEGGWLPLCIGGLLFFLLMTWFKGRMIVKERTAADGIPLMPFLQGLLAHPPHRVSGTAIYLTGSDSLVPVSLLHNLKHNKVLHERTIFLTFVTRDIPYVNDAERVTVKDMEGGLYLVKAAYGFNETPDVKAVLLDVGRTHDMSFELMDTSFFLARETVVPTQLPGMSVWRERVFAWMHQNAAKPTDFFSIPANRVVELGTKIEI, from the coding sequence ATGACAGATAACAATCACGTACACAGACAGCCGTTGCCCTCCCTTGCGATTGCCGCGATCGGAGTGGTGTTCGGCGACATCGGCACGAGTCCGTTGTATGCGCTGAAGGAAGCCTTCAGCCCGTCGCATGGTATCCCGTTGACCGATCAGTCGATCCTTGGCGTGATCTCGCTGCTGTTCTGGGCGATCGTGATCGTGGTCGGCGTCAAGTACGTGCTGTTCGTGATGCGCGCCGACAACAACGGCGAGGGCGGCGTCCTTGCGCTGATGGCGCTGGCGATGCGCTCGGTCGATCAGAAATCGAAAATGGCCGGCCTTCTGATGATGCTCGGCATCTTCGGCGCCTGCATGTTTTACGGCGACGCGGTGATCACGCCGGCGATCTCGGTGATCTCTGCGGTCGAAGGCCTGGAAATCGCCGCGCCACATCTGTCGCATCTGGTGATTCCGCTGACCGTCGTGATCCTGATCGTGCTGTTCTGGATCCAGCGGCACGGCACGGCCACCGTCGGCCGTCTGTTCGGGCCGATCATGATGCTGTGGTTCCTCGTGCTGGCGGTGCTCGGCCTCTGGCACATCGTGCAGTCGCCGAATGTGATCCGCGCGCTCAATCCGTACTACGCATACACGTTCATGGCCGCGCACGTGCTGCAGGCCTACGTGGTGCTCGGCTCGGTCGTGCTGGTGCTGACCGGCGCGGAAGCGCTGTACGCGGACATGGGCCACTTCGGCGCGCAGCCGATCCGCATGGCGTGGTATGTGCTCGTGATGCCGTCGCTGGTGCTGAACTACTTCGGCCAGGGCGCGCTGCTGATGCGCGACGCGAAGGCGATCGAAAATCCGTTCTTCCTGCTCGCGCCGGACTGGGCGGTGTTGCCGCTCGTCGTGCTGTCGACGGTGGCGACAGTGATCGCGTCGCAGGCGGTGATTTCGGGCGCCTACTCGCTGACGAGCCAGGCGATCCAGCTCGGCTACGTGCCGCGCATGAAGGTCCTGCACACCTCCGAGCTCGCGATCGGGCAAATCTATGTGCCGGTCGTGAACTGGATGCTGCTGTTCATCATTCTATGCATCGTGATCGCGTTCAAAAGCTCCGACAATCTCGCGGCCGCGTACGGTATCGCGGTGACCGCAACGATGGTGATCACGACGATCCTCGCCTGCGTCGTGATGGTGAAGGTGTGGAAGTGGAACAAGCTGCTCGTCGGGCTCATCATCGGCGTGTTCATGGTGGTCGATCTGGGCTTTTTCGGCGCGAACCTGCTGAAGGTCGAAGAAGGCGGTTGGTTGCCGCTATGTATCGGCGGGCTGCTGTTCTTCCTGCTGATGACGTGGTTCAAGGGCAGGATGATCGTGAAGGAACGCACGGCCGCCGACGGTATTCCGCTGATGCCGTTCCTGCAAGGTTTGCTCGCGCATCCGCCGCATCGCGTGTCGGGCACCGCGATCTACCTGACCGGCAGCGATTCGCTGGTGCCGGTGAGCCTGCTGCACAATCTGAAGCACAACAAGGTGCTGCACGAGCGCACGATCTTCCTGACCTTCGTCACGCGCGACATTCCGTACGTGAACGACGCCGAGCGCGTGACCGTGAAGGACATGGAGGGTGGCCTGTATCTGGTGAAGGCGGCCTACGGCTTCAACGAAACGCCCGACGTGAAGGCGGTGCTGCTCGACGTCGGACGCACACACGACATGAGCTTCGAATTGATGGACACGTCGTTCTTCCTCGCGCGCGAAACGGTGGTGCCGACGCAATTACCGGGCATGTCGGTGTGGCGCGAACGTGTGTTCGCGTGGATGCATCAGAACGCCGCGAAGCCGACCGACTTCTTCAGCATCCCGGCTAACCGGGTCGTGGAACTGGGGACGAAGATCGAGATTTGA
- a CDS encoding phosphoribosyltransferase translates to MIAMKDPRNDDKNLWVGWDEYHRLIEVLALAVHESGWKFDKILCLARGGLRVGDQLSRIYDLPLAILATSSYREAAGTQQGELDIAQYITMTRGELHGNVLLVDDLVDSGVTLARVQQHLKERYPAITAVRSAVLWYKGCSKVKPDYHVQYLPTNPWIHQPFEEWDTVRPHNLGAWIKRGIAQADESSGN, encoded by the coding sequence ATGATCGCGATGAAAGATCCGCGCAACGACGACAAGAACCTGTGGGTCGGCTGGGACGAATATCACCGGCTGATCGAGGTGCTCGCCCTTGCCGTGCACGAATCGGGCTGGAAGTTCGACAAGATCCTGTGCCTCGCGCGCGGCGGTCTGCGCGTCGGCGACCAGCTGTCGCGCATCTACGATCTGCCGCTGGCAATCCTGGCAACCAGCTCGTACCGCGAAGCGGCCGGCACGCAGCAGGGCGAGCTCGACATCGCGCAATACATCACGATGACCCGCGGCGAGCTGCACGGCAACGTGCTGCTCGTCGACGACCTCGTCGATTCGGGCGTCACGCTCGCTCGCGTGCAGCAGCATCTGAAGGAACGCTATCCGGCCATCACCGCGGTGCGCTCGGCTGTGCTGTGGTACAAGGGCTGCTCGAAGGTGAAGCCCGATTACCACGTGCAGTACCTGCCGACCAACCCATGGATTCATCAACCGTTCGAGGAGTGGGACACGGTGCGTCCGCATAACCTCGGCGCGTGGATCAAGCGCGGTATCGCTCAGGCTGACGAGTCGTCGGGCAATTAA
- a CDS encoding adenylosuccinate synthase, whose product MSASAVNVNPGRNVVVVGTQWGDEGKGKIVDWLTDHAQGVVRFQGGHNAGHTLIIGGKKTILRLIPSGIMHPGVACYIGNGVVLSPEALFKEIGELEAAGIDVQKRLFISEATTLILPYHIAIDQGREARRGASKIGTTGRGIGPAYEDKVARRGLRVQDLFDAPAFAERLRENLDYHNFVLTQYLGAAAVDFQQTLDTMSSYADRLKPMVTDVSRRLYDVNANGGNLLFEGAQGTLLDIDHGTYPFVTSSNCVAGAATAGAGVGPQKLNYILGITKAYCTRVGSGPFPSELYDADNASRQEPIGLELATVGKEFGSVTGRPRRTGWLDVAALRRSIQINGVTGLCMTKLDVLDGLDEVKLCVGYTVDGQNVDLLPRGATEVARCMPVYETFTGWKESTVGIKEWDELPANARAYLTRVQEVAGIPIDMVSTGPDRDETILLRHPFKV is encoded by the coding sequence ATGTCTGCCAGCGCAGTGAATGTGAACCCCGGGCGCAACGTCGTCGTCGTGGGTACCCAATGGGGTGATGAGGGCAAGGGCAAGATCGTCGACTGGCTGACGGACCACGCTCAAGGCGTCGTTCGCTTCCAGGGCGGTCACAATGCCGGTCACACGCTTATCATCGGCGGCAAGAAAACCATCTTGCGTCTGATTCCCTCGGGCATCATGCATCCCGGCGTCGCGTGCTACATCGGCAATGGCGTCGTGTTGTCGCCGGAAGCGCTGTTCAAGGAAATCGGCGAACTCGAAGCCGCCGGCATCGACGTCCAGAAGCGCCTGTTCATTTCCGAAGCCACCACGCTGATCCTGCCGTATCACATCGCGATCGACCAGGGCCGCGAAGCGCGCCGCGGCGCGAGCAAGATCGGCACGACCGGCCGCGGCATCGGCCCGGCCTATGAAGACAAGGTCGCGCGCCGCGGCCTGCGCGTGCAAGACCTGTTCGACGCACCAGCCTTTGCCGAGCGTCTGCGCGAAAACCTCGACTATCACAACTTCGTGCTCACGCAGTACCTCGGCGCAGCCGCGGTCGACTTCCAGCAAACGCTCGACACGATGTCGAGCTACGCCGACCGCCTGAAGCCGATGGTCACCGACGTCTCGCGCCGTCTCTACGACGTCAACGCGAACGGTGGCAATCTGCTGTTCGAAGGCGCGCAGGGCACGCTGCTCGACATCGACCACGGCACCTATCCGTTCGTCACGTCGAGCAACTGCGTCGCGGGTGCCGCGACGGCGGGGGCGGGCGTCGGTCCGCAGAAGCTGAACTACATCCTCGGTATCACGAAGGCGTACTGCACGCGGGTTGGTTCGGGGCCGTTCCCGAGCGAGCTGTACGATGCAGACAACGCGTCGCGCCAGGAGCCGATCGGCCTCGAACTCGCCACCGTCGGCAAGGAATTCGGCTCGGTCACGGGTCGTCCGCGCCGCACCGGCTGGCTCGACGTCGCCGCGCTGCGCCGCTCGATTCAGATCAACGGCGTGACGGGTCTGTGCATGACCAAGCTCGACGTGCTCGACGGTCTCGACGAAGTGAAGCTGTGCGTCGGCTACACGGTCGACGGCCAGAACGTCGATCTGCTGCCGCGCGGCGCGACCGAAGTCGCGCGCTGCATGCCGGTCTACGAAACCTTCACGGGCTGGAAGGAAAGCACGGTCGGCATCAAGGAGTGGGACGAGCTGCCCGCCAACGCACGTGCATATCTCACTCGTGTGCAGGAAGTCGCGGGCATTCCGATCGACATGGTGTCCACCGGTCCGGATCGCGACGAAACGATTCTGCTGCGTCATCCGTTCAAGGTCTGA
- a CDS encoding ATP phosphoribosyltransferase regulatory subunit gives MSTWLLPENIADVLPSEARKIEELRRHLLDRFRSYGYEMVMPPLLEYLESLLTGGGRDLNLRTFKLVDQLSGRTLGLRADITPQVARIDAHLLNRQGVTRLCYAGNVAHTRPRGLHATREQIQIGAEIYGHAGLEADLEIQQLMLDALRLAGLAKVRLDLCHAGVLAALIEAEPAAEELGQGLYDALAGKDVPRLVEMTAQFSPVIRDALRALPTLYGGAAVLEEARACLPNAPAIARALDDLAFLASQVDGAEVMIDLADLRGYAYHSGVMFSAYVDGVPNAVARGGRYDHVGQAYGRARPATGFSLDLREVARISSIEARSSAILAPWRHDEALRVAVTALRDGGEVVIQALPGHEHDLDEFAFDRVLVERNGAWMVEPRA, from the coding sequence ATGTCGACCTGGTTGCTTCCTGAGAATATCGCCGACGTGCTGCCGTCGGAGGCCCGCAAGATTGAAGAATTGCGGCGTCATTTGCTGGACCGTTTCCGTTCGTACGGCTACGAGATGGTGATGCCGCCGCTGCTCGAATACCTCGAGTCGCTGTTGACCGGCGGCGGGCGCGATCTGAATCTGCGCACTTTCAAGCTCGTCGACCAGCTGTCGGGCCGCACGCTCGGTCTGCGCGCCGACATCACGCCGCAGGTCGCGCGCATCGACGCGCACCTGCTGAACCGCCAGGGCGTCACGCGTCTTTGCTACGCCGGCAACGTCGCACATACGAGGCCGCGCGGGCTGCACGCAACGCGTGAGCAGATCCAGATCGGTGCGGAAATCTACGGGCACGCGGGGCTCGAAGCGGACCTCGAAATCCAGCAGTTGATGCTCGACGCGCTGCGTCTCGCCGGCCTCGCGAAGGTGCGTTTGGACCTGTGTCATGCGGGAGTGCTGGCGGCACTTATCGAAGCGGAACCGGCCGCGGAGGAACTCGGGCAGGGGCTCTACGACGCCCTTGCGGGCAAGGACGTGCCGCGTCTCGTCGAGATGACCGCGCAATTCTCGCCAGTGATTCGCGATGCGCTGCGCGCGCTGCCAACGCTGTACGGCGGCGCGGCGGTGCTCGAAGAGGCCCGCGCGTGTCTGCCGAACGCGCCGGCGATCGCCCGCGCGCTCGACGACCTCGCATTCCTCGCGAGCCAGGTCGACGGCGCGGAAGTGATGATCGACCTCGCCGATCTGCGCGGCTACGCGTACCACAGCGGCGTGATGTTCTCCGCGTACGTGGACGGTGTGCCGAACGCGGTCGCGCGGGGCGGCCGATACGACCACGTCGGCCAGGCCTATGGCCGCGCTCGCCCGGCAACCGGCTTTTCGCTGGATCTGCGCGAGGTCGCGCGAATCTCGTCGATCGAAGCGCGCAGCAGCGCGATCCTCGCGCCGTGGCGGCACGACGAAGCGTTGCGCGTGGCGGTCACGGCATTGCGCGATGGCGGTGAAGTGGTGATCCAGGCGCTGCCTGGCCATGAGCACGACCTGGATGAATTCGCGTTCGACCGGGTGCTGGTCGAGCGCAATGGCGCATGGATGGTCGAACCGCGCGCTTGA
- a CDS encoding DUF2065 domain-containing protein, with product MDIAGSLLLAIALMLIIEGMFPFVFPSAWRDTFRKIAERPPHQIRVGGFIVMLLGLILLFIAT from the coding sequence ATGGACATAGCTGGTTCGTTATTGCTCGCGATCGCGCTGATGCTGATTATCGAGGGGATGTTTCCGTTCGTTTTTCCGAGCGCCTGGCGCGACACGTTCCGTAAAATAGCGGAACGGCCGCCGCACCAGATTCGCGTCGGCGGGTTCATCGTGATGTTGCTTGGGCTGATTCTGCTGTTCATCGCGACCTGA
- the hflC gene encoding protease modulator HflC, with protein sequence MNRIIALVVAVVIVLFAASSMVFVVDQRHMAVLSARGDATPTLLGPGLHVKLPPPLQTVTLVDNRLQSLDAPDEDHYVTSDKTDLLVNPVIRFRVTDPLKLIAETKGDPQSLPERLALLSRGALGDAFGKFTLSDALAKQQAVAEEARAAMDKGAASLGVSVVDVQLTRVDFPAAVADSVFKRMIAAREQAAADERAKGAAEANQIRADALAKQQAVLADGLAQAQGIRGEGDAKAAEIAAEAFGKDPQFYQFYQSMEAYRKTFRPGDLIVVDSSSEFFRFMRSPTGGAAPDASAPAARKR encoded by the coding sequence ATGAACCGAATCATTGCGCTCGTCGTCGCCGTCGTCATCGTGCTGTTCGCGGCATCGTCGATGGTGTTCGTCGTCGACCAACGGCACATGGCCGTGCTGTCTGCGCGCGGCGACGCGACCCCCACGCTGCTCGGCCCGGGGCTGCACGTGAAGCTGCCGCCGCCGTTGCAAACGGTCACGCTCGTCGACAATCGGCTCCAGTCGCTCGACGCACCCGACGAAGATCACTACGTCACGTCCGACAAAACCGACCTGCTGGTCAACCCGGTCATCAGGTTCCGCGTGACCGATCCGCTGAAGCTGATCGCCGAAACGAAGGGTGATCCGCAGAGCCTGCCGGAACGGCTCGCGCTGCTGTCGCGCGGCGCGCTCGGCGACGCGTTCGGCAAGTTCACGCTGTCCGATGCACTGGCCAAACAGCAGGCGGTCGCCGAAGAGGCGCGCGCTGCGATGGACAAGGGCGCGGCATCGCTCGGTGTGTCGGTCGTGGATGTGCAACTCACGCGTGTCGATTTCCCGGCGGCGGTGGCCGACTCGGTATTCAAGCGCATGATCGCCGCGCGCGAGCAGGCCGCGGCCGACGAGCGCGCGAAGGGCGCCGCCGAAGCGAACCAGATCCGCGCGGACGCGCTCGCGAAGCAGCAGGCGGTACTCGCCGACGGCCTCGCGCAGGCGCAAGGCATTCGCGGTGAAGGCGATGCGAAGGCCGCGGAAATCGCCGCCGAAGCGTTCGGCAAGGACCCGCAGTTCTACCAGTTTTATCAAAGCATGGAGGCGTACCGGAAGACCTTCAGGCCGGGCGATCTGATCGTGGTCGACTCCAGCAGCGAGTTCTTCCGCTTCATGCGTAGCCCGACCGGCGGCGCCGCCCCGGACGCTTCCGCGCCTGCTGCGCGCAAACGCTGA
- the hflK gene encoding FtsH protease activity modulator HflK, producing the protein MNDYNEQSIWLRMRALLSLNDPRWGRGEGNGDRQRPNDPKRPARDGEGPPDLDEMWRDFNRRLSRIFGRRGGGVGGGRPDNGRGARIGVGIVIGVLIAIYLGSGVFVVQDGQAAVVLQFGKYRYTAAQGVHWRLPYPFESHELVNVGQIRQVEIGRSNVVRLANVKDASMLTHDGDIVDVRFAVQYQVRKPDDFLFRSVDPDQSVMHAAQAAVRGIVGAHSTSDILDQDHETLRQQLIAAIQQSLDQYQSGLAVTGVTIQSVQVPEQVQPSVDAAAKVHDENERAKRDAQAYAADLLPRAQADVARRLQEAKTYSETTVAQAQAEAERFNQVYAQYAKAPAVVRFRLYMETMQQIYANATKVFVDAKNGNNVLYLPLDRLVEHNRERQAAATGAAASGPAVAGAPQGASAAAPTAASAAETGGAAGSAADGASGPAASAPAPASRPSAASLRSREAFRNRMREDDVQ; encoded by the coding sequence GTGAACGATTACAACGAGCAGAGTATCTGGCTGCGTATGCGCGCCTTGCTTTCACTGAACGATCCGCGTTGGGGCCGGGGCGAGGGCAACGGCGACCGGCAACGGCCGAACGATCCGAAGCGTCCAGCGCGCGATGGTGAAGGTCCGCCCGATCTCGACGAAATGTGGCGCGATTTCAATCGCCGTCTCTCGCGGATTTTCGGGCGCAGAGGCGGCGGTGTCGGCGGTGGCCGTCCTGACAACGGCCGCGGCGCGCGCATCGGCGTCGGCATCGTGATCGGCGTGCTGATCGCGATCTATCTCGGCAGCGGCGTGTTCGTCGTGCAGGATGGCCAGGCGGCCGTCGTGCTGCAGTTCGGCAAGTATCGCTATACCGCGGCGCAAGGCGTGCACTGGCGTCTGCCGTATCCGTTCGAGTCCCACGAGTTGGTCAACGTCGGGCAGATCCGTCAAGTTGAAATCGGCCGTAGCAATGTGGTGCGTCTCGCGAACGTGAAGGACGCATCGATGCTCACGCACGACGGCGACATCGTCGACGTTCGCTTTGCCGTGCAGTATCAGGTGCGCAAGCCCGACGACTTTTTGTTCCGCAGCGTCGATCCAGACCAGAGCGTAATGCATGCCGCGCAGGCGGCGGTGCGGGGCATCGTCGGCGCGCACAGCACCAGCGATATTCTCGATCAGGATCACGAAACATTGCGCCAGCAGCTGATCGCCGCAATCCAGCAATCGCTCGATCAGTACCAGTCCGGTCTGGCGGTCACAGGCGTGACGATCCAAAGCGTGCAGGTGCCCGAGCAGGTGCAACCCTCGGTCGACGCCGCCGCGAAGGTGCACGACGAAAACGAACGCGCGAAACGCGACGCGCAGGCTTATGCGGCCGATCTCCTGCCACGGGCGCAGGCGGACGTCGCTCGTCGGCTCCAGGAAGCCAAAACCTATAGCGAGACCACGGTCGCGCAGGCGCAGGCCGAGGCCGAGCGCTTCAATCAGGTCTACGCGCAATACGCGAAGGCACCGGCCGTCGTGCGCTTCCGCCTGTACATGGAAACCATGCAGCAGATCTATGCGAACGCGACCAAGGTGTTCGTCGACGCGAAGAACGGCAACAACGTGCTGTATCTGCCACTCGATAGGCTCGTCGAGCACAACCGCGAGCGTCAGGCGGCGGCGACAGGCGCCGCGGCTTCGGGGCCCGCTGTCGCGGGCGCGCCGCAAGGGGCGAGTGCAGCCGCACCCACGGCCGCGTCGGCTGCTGAGACCGGTGGCGCGGCAGGCTCCGCCGCCGATGGAGCGTCCGGCCCCGCGGCTTCCGCGCCTGCGCCAGCGAGCCGGCCGAGTGCCGCGTCGCTGCGCTCGCGCGAGGCGTTTCGCAATCGCATGCGCGAAGACGACGTTCAATAA